The sequence acaccaatggatgttgcggtgcgagagattgctacgtcctggtgcgagaaccagcgagcgagtagaattatctctcgagcaccaatggatgttgcggtgtgagagattgctacgtactggtgcgagaaccaacGAATgtgtagaatcatctctcgaacaccaatggaagttgctagagttggtttattacatgtgtatctcatgtggccagcatgactcacatacccaacttatagcatatccggatatCCGTTTGCAATCATGCCGGGTGATCAAGCCATcggcgttcgcgaggaattatcagttaacaaccttttctcgagtagtccagcgatggccggtgctatgagataggtcgtcggtcttcgttagcaggttgggtgcgataactccgcatttgtcaagaatgttctcgataatggagtgtactcgaccataacctacttgagtgctcaattgttcttgaaaaatattttctagaaggcaagatatatagcagataataacgagtatgtactcaaaaaactgcatggatcttctagtattatcaggatacaacaagcagatgtaaatatcaggcattatgtaaaccgtaaacaagcatgatttatacataagAGAACAGAGTGAGCCCCAagcgttagaccgtagttgGCCTATCGTCGGAAGTACTTGCACAACGGATATTGTATAAGAAACacgctctaggtaaacataataaattatagatctgacaatgctgtatcatctgaataggtacgacaaattgcatataaaatattgcgtacctttgtagatacatgccggatgtatctacaaaattagtagatcaatttgaaaaaccaatctaccaattaaCTTATTGCGTACTCGTTCAACATCATAtgatctgacatcttttggtacgccgcGTATCTTGAGGCTTCGGtgatctcgatagaccaagttgtcgatgacgatgatggttccgatctcgtCGGAAGACATGCTCcggtcgggttagatctccacagccgaagtcgtcgagtagcttgttgttggagaatccatctcttaaacccatctcgtctaaatcctgaagcaccacaattcccctacctggcgcgccactgtcgacgtttgatgtcacaattctggtatttgcatagtatggcgatcgtcggtgctaggatatatgcgagactgaggtaaaagagacggagacgaggatttttatacaagttcgggcTCCTAAACTGTCAGGTAATAatcctacatcctgttggccggagccggtgtttctctttattcaccataatcacaccagtacaatatgtgggatagcctatctaactgttgtcgacatgacgatctgaaggtctgactcgtagtcgacaacagggtagtcttcctcctcgaatccgtgcccggcgagatcagagatagcgctttcgtctctcctgacagtatccggagacaccatagaagactagccgtgcctatccctgaagtcgatatccggcgtcttgtcttggcataTGTAGGCTTGTATATTGTCCCGTGTattgtggtgggtgttgattgaggtggtcgtTTGTGTTGTCTGTGTTGATCGTTGATGgctcgtgtcccctctcctcctagggggtcttgtatttatacccatagatgtccccttgtccaagtagaattagggaaaccaatatggatacaatccgagtagtccttatcgtttccaagtagaactctggttgtctttccttatccagaactccctccatatctgaagtcagttttcgtataggacatggtatgtggtgggtcctgccgagatgtagtcgactactattaggtatgtggtatccataaccctgacaactccccctctctctctctttcccttcctctccctttctcctctctctctcttcactttTCTCCAGGTGGCatgggcggcgggggcggtcgcagcggcggcgctctgGGAATGGCAGGGAcggtggaaggggaggaggggtcgACCCGGAAGTTCTACGGTCGCTGCCGGTCACAGTGTACAGCCgcagcacgacggcggcggcagcgaaggaggaggaggacgacggcgtcgaGTGCGTGGTGTGCCTCGCGGAGTTCAAGGAGGGCGATGAGACCAGGTTCCTCCCCCGGTGCGGCCACGGCTTCCACGCCGAATGCGTCGACATGTGGCTCAGCTCCCACTCTACCTGCCCGCCCTGTCGCCTGACCGTTGTCGTGTTGTCGCCGCTTCTTCTTACTCCCGTCCCGCCGGTGCCGGCCGTGATGCGCGACGACGACGTATGGGCACGGCGGCGCCCACGCCACTCGTCGCAGCGGGAGTCGAACACGAGCGCGCTCGTGGGCGCCTGGGCCACGGGCCCGCGTGGCGCGAGCACGACGTAGTTGCCGTGCGCCGTGCACTCGAACCCGCGcccgccctccgccgcggcgaACTGCGTGTGCACCTCCGGCGGCATCCACGCCACCTccgtccacgcgccgccgccgcctgctccaccTCCGTGGCCGCCGCTGCGCAGTGTCCACATGCGTCCACAGCGGAGATGTTCCTGACGGCGAAAGGGGACATGAGGTCATCCCCGGGCACGACGGCAATGATGGAGGTTGGGCCGGTGGCCAGGCCGACGGTGGGGGAGAGGCGTGGGGTCGGGGGTGATGGAGAGCGCAGCGAGGAGGCGCGTGATTGGGTTGGCGAGCAGTAGCGTCTTGTGCCCCTATGCATCGGACAGGAAGGTGAGCAGGCCGGCGGACGTGGCTGCGGGCGAGAACGCGGCGGGGCCGCTGGCGACgggcgggagggggaggcgggACCAGTTGGAGGGTTGAACCTGACCGCCAGCGGCTACCTCTAGGGGCCTACTGCTGGGGCGGTCGGCAATGCCGACACAGAGCTCGTGGCCGCACGGGAGGTGGCCGTGGAGGTTGCGGCAGGCGCTGCGGGTCGTACCATCGTCCCGACGGCTAGCGAGGGAGGAGAAGCGGGGCACACCGTCgatgaggcggaggaggaggaggaggaggacgctggCCACCACGCCTCGGCGGGATCTGGCGGCAAAGGAGGAGACAAGGAGGACGCCGACGACCACCATGGCGATGCCGACGACCACCGGGAGAAGCGGGGCACGCCGACACCGACGACCACCATGCTCGCCGCTAGGGGGCCACTACCTCCACCGCCTCTgcctccgtcaccgccgcctACTGGCCACCGCTCCCCATCCACCGGCCGTTCCCCGCCCGcctgtcgccaccgccgctccgcgccTTCGCTCCACTCCGCTTCGTCGGCTGCCGCACGCTCACacaccgcctccgccggccgccgctcagcCCGCTCGCCACCGCCCATTCCTTCCCCACGGCAAatagaagtgaaaaaaaaagaagagaaaaaagaatgggAAAGAGAGAGTTGATGTGgcacgctgacaggtggggctcacgctgacttagccgccacgtagaccaaaaccagggtagaaaccaccgaaggacctcgggtgaccggttttgtatagttaagagacctcgcatatctggttttacggtttgaggacgtttttttatcccgatgacaagttgagggaccttcggtgcactttttGCTTTCTAGTCCAAGCAGACCTCTTCAAGGCCcggcccttttcttttttcatcttTGTTTTCcctaaaggaaaaagtacaccgaaggtccctcaacttgtcatcgggataaaaaacgtcctcgaaccgcaaaccagatatacgaggtcccttaactatgtaaaaccggtcacaatagatccctcggcggttttgatcccgattttatcctacgtggctgctgagtcagcatgggacccacgtgggcctcacatgtcagcctcctctttctttcccctcttctctctcttcctcttctctctttctcactcttCTCTGGCTCTAGGCAAGCCGAAAccggggcgaggcgggggaggaggtccagcggggcgaggcgggggaggaggttcggcggcggcgacgacgcgggagcaagggaggggcgtcggcggcggcgagggtgaggaggccgcggccggGGTCGGCATCCTGGCGCCGGCGCTCGCCCTGGCGCGCCAGCGGCGGAGAACGGCGGCCTGGGAAGGTGTCGCCGCGGGGCCGGCGGTGGACGTGGGAAGGAGTTGACGTGGAGCCGGCAgtcggcgtcagcggcggcTTGGTCGATTGAGCACCGCCGCTGCGtccatctccacctccgccgctggAGAACAAGTTACGAAAGAACTTCAGAGTCAAGTTACGAAAGAACAAGATGAGGGTCTTGAGAAGCTGGAAGAGACAGTACTGAGCACAAAACATATTGCAAGATTGATTGACGATTTAGATGATCACGTTGATGTTACGAACTCACGTCTTCAGCGCGTGCAAAAGAGGCTTGCCATTCTGAATAAGCGCGTCAAAGGTGGCTGCTCATGCATGCCCTGCTGCTATCTGTCTTTGCTATAGTGTTTCTTGCGgttttagtcaaaaaaaaaaaatcgtgtttCTTGCATTGCGGTCATTGCTTGGCTTCTTATCAAGCACATGTAACCTCTGTCCAACTCAAATCAGTTTGAAATGTGCAGTCTTTCAAAGATGTGGATGCTCCCATCTCATCTCTGTTTTGTGAGATTGTGAGAATGGAATATAATTGCAACAAATCTTCGTTCAGAAGATGTGCCAAAAGAAATCTTGATCATTATCACAATAAACGGAACATAATCTTGCTAAGAGATTGTACAACTGGGAAGCAAACAGGTAAATACTAACAACAAAGAGAGCCAGGAGCTACTCATCAAAGAACAAACTGCATGGATAATCAGTGCAAGAAACCTACATCCATTTCCAGACCAAAGCCGCATTTCTCCAAACGAACTCTAGATGCAAGCCATCTTCTCAGGCAATGAGATTGTAACGAACTGAGAGCCGCTCATTCAGCGGGCTGCGGATCCACCACCTCGCTCTCGGAAGAAGCAGCGGGGGCATCTCCCTcggacggcgccgcggcggcggcggccttggcggcggcagcgcgggacTTGACGAAGTCGAGGAGGCGGCTGCTGACCTCCTTGGAGTAGAGCTGCAGCGCCTTGATGCCCTCCTCcacggacgccgacgccgcccctgCTCGCCGTCCTCCGCACCCCGTctccgccgtcctccgcgccgccctccaACCTCGACGGCGTGCTTGccatgggcggcggccggccgcgctATCCCCTCGCCATGGGCAGATGCACGCGCCAGCTGCCCAGCTGCTCCccagccgcccgcgcgccgcttctccgccgcctgccgcccttCTCGCGGCGTCGgatgaggagaagagaagagtgagagagagagaatgaaggGAGAGAGATTGACGTAGTATTCTGACATATGGGTCTCATGCTGAATCAgcagccacgtaggataaaaccaggATCAAAATCACCTAGagacctattgtgaccggttttatatagttaaagacctcgtatatctggttttgcggttgaggaaTGATttcgtaactcgatgacaagttgagtgaccttcggtgtactttttccttccctGAATGTTGTAAGCCGAGTACCAGCAGTTTCTTTACTTTCAATCGTTTTCTTTCCCGCTGTTCACTGTCTTCCCGTTATCGCCTCGTCCTTTTACTCGTTTCACGTCTCCCCGCCTGTGCCCTCCATCCCAATCCTTTTTCCTTGTCTTCTCCTAAACCGCGGCTTAGGTTTTGGCGACAACTTGTTTTTCATTGCGTTTTCGAGGGGGATATTTTGCTCCTCTGGCTCTTTTCCTGTTTTTGGATCCTCTGTTCTGTTTTGGTTCTTCCGTCGCCTAATCTCTCAGCATGAGAATTCTATCCTGGAATATCATAGGCTTAggagacaaaaagaaaaaaaatctctacttCTGTCCACTCTGATTGAACATAGGCCAGACATAGTTTGCTTGCAAGAGACCAAGCTTGCATCCATAGACAGATTCACAATGCCAGCTCTTCTTCCTGTTTTCCTACGAGATTTTCATTGGCAGCCTGCTCTCGGCTCAGCTGGGGGCTTGCTAACAGCTTGGGACTCCAGAGAGCTGCAAACCACTCTTGTTCACGAAAACAGCGACTCCATCTCCTGCACTTTCCACTCGAGAACAGACCAAACCAAGTTCTGGGTCACTAATGTATACGCCCCCCATTCGGAAGATGAAAAGCTAATCTTCTTTAATCAACTTTCAACGCTCAGGATTGCAAACAAAGAGCCATGGTGCTGCATTGGGGATTTTAATATCTACAGATACCCTTTTGAGGAAAACAGCGACAACTTAAACACAAGAGGAATGGTGGATTTCAACTGTTGGATAAATGAAGAAGGCCTTGTAGACATTGACATTCCCAACAGAAGTTTCACTTGGTCTAACAAAAGAAGAAATCCCACACTGGTGAAGCTTGACAGGATTCTTGTCGACACAAGCTGGAACCAATCCTTCGCAACCTCATCTGCCAGAGCCCTAGTGGCGACAACTTCGGATCATATCCCTATTCTGGCCGAGTGCTCAAACAACTCAAACACATTCCGATATTTTTCGTTTGGAAAATTTCTGGCTACAATTACCAGATTTTGTCAGCTTAGTGGAAGAAAGCTGGGTTCAAGGTACAAGACCAATGAGAGCAATCACGAAATTCAACCACAAACTAAGAAGATTAAGAGCTAGGGCCAAGGCCTGGAACAGAAGCAAACGAAGCTTGCCAACCCTGTTGTCAGCAAACAAATGCACTCTTGAATATCTTGATAAGATTGAGAAATGGAGAAGCCTGACAAACCTAGAGTTTTGTCTGAGGCAAAAGGTTTTTAAACACATTGAAGAAATAATTAAATTGGCACATCAAACTAAAATGGCAAAGAAGGGCCAGGATCGGATTCTGCACTCTGGGAGAGGAGAATAACAATTTTTACCACACAGTAGCCTCGGTCAGCAGacagaaaaaggatttaaatttgaaaatatactgttcatttaattttttctcGGGAATATTCAGGATGCAAAAACTTTTGCAGAAATATACCGTCGGTCTCGCACAACGTACCGTTGCAAAAAATGACGTGGGAATAACGTCGCAGGTGGTATCGCGCGGTCTCGCAGAATGGAAGAGCGAGACTACTGTGATTAATTATCCGGATTAGCGATTAATTATTCGGTCTAAGAAACCAGCGACATTGTACAATGGGCTTCatttgattagtgattaattacttaattaacaattaactaataataattagtgattaattatccagattagagattaattaattaattaatcgctaatcAGGATAATTAATCGTAATTAAATCGCAAGGCACCGGTATCGTTGTTTGCTTGAGCGATATCG is a genomic window of Oryza glaberrima chromosome 7, OglaRS2, whole genome shotgun sequence containing:
- the LOC127779285 gene encoding uncharacterized protein LOC127779285; protein product: MRPRSRWAYLRPRAIPAVEGCLTWLPHCRRLKAYISMPATYAAASAAGRRPWQARRRGWRAARRTAETGCGGRRAGAASASVEEGIKALQLYSKEVSSRLLDFVKSRAAAAKAAAAAAPSEGDAPAASSESEVVDPQPAE